One window of the Fusobacterium animalis 7_1 genome contains the following:
- a CDS encoding thiamine phosphate synthase, which translates to MIENKIKLNIISNRKLCENENLEKQIEKIFSAYQRKIILENFEIVSLTLREKDLNKNKYLKLVEKIYPICQKYRIDLILHQNYDLRLDNKYNIKGLHLSYNTFKSLNKNIREELIRKYKKIGVSIHSVDEAKEVENLGANYVVAGHIFKTDCKKALEPRGLKFIQELSVILTIPIFAIGGINQENSHLVINSGAFGVCMMSSLMKD; encoded by the coding sequence ATGATAGAAAATAAAATAAAATTAAATATTATTTCTAATAGAAAATTATGTGAAAATGAAAACCTTGAAAAACAAATTGAAAAAATTTTTTCTGCTTATCAAAGAAAAATAATTTTAGAAAATTTTGAAATAGTTTCTCTCACTTTAAGAGAAAAAGATTTAAACAAAAATAAATATTTAAAATTAGTAGAAAAAATCTATCCTATCTGTCAAAAATATAGGATAGATTTAATTTTACATCAAAATTATGATTTGAGATTAGACAATAAATATAATATTAAGGGGCTTCATTTAAGTTATAATACTTTTAAATCTTTAAATAAAAATATCAGAGAAGAACTTATAAGAAAATATAAGAAGATAGGAGTTTCTATACATAGTGTTGATGAAGCAAAAGAAGTAGAAAATTTAGGAGCGAACTATGTAGTTGCAGGACATATATTTAAAACAGATTGTAAGAAAGCTTTAGAACCTAGAGGGTTAAAATTTATCCAAGAATTATCAGTAATATTAACTATTCCAATATTTGCAATAGGTGGAATAAATCAAGAAAATTCTCATTTAGTTATAAATAGTGGAGCTTTTGGTGTATGTATGATGTCAAGTTTGATGAAAGACTAA
- a CDS encoding V-type ATP synthase subunit I, which produces MAIVKMKKFKLFALEKDRKPLLKELQKFDYVHFIKTSNEKDEDLKEIQIPENINLLKEKSQKVKWMIKYLSKLFPKEAKEEISNSSTENLLFVQVEQQAGKYDFNKDYETLDRISKEIEANKEEFLNLEIRKKEIDNWRNIKEPIENLKVFKTAKIFLGTVPKKSFETLKDSLRNFDKAYIEEISQDSTMVNLMVLGSKLEEKELKNQLKTHSFTELNFDFKGTFEEEFEKIKLREEEIKKADNKLKSTAERLLKVIPKLEVQDNYLDNLLLRENIVSNFKKTDTVDIIEGYIPADMEYEFQKLITRISNRNSYLEISDVDKDNPEVPILLKNSGLTGLFASITQMYALPRYNEIDPTPILSIFYWVFFGMMVADFAYGLILCLVSGIALMVGKFNETTRKFLKFFFALSFSTMIWGLLYGSAFGDLIKLPTQVLDSSKDFMSILILSVIFGAVHLVIGLAIKAYILIKNGHFMDAVYDVFLWYLTLASLIMLILAGRFGFSEFTKNILLICALVGMLGIVAFGARDAETIVGRIGGGIYSLYGITSYIGDFVSYLRLMALGLAGGFIAVAINIIVKMLVSGGILGIILGVVVFAFGQSFNIFLSFLSAYVHTSRLMYVEFFSKFYEGGGKAFKKFRV; this is translated from the coding sequence ATGGCAATAGTTAAAATGAAAAAATTTAAATTATTTGCTCTTGAAAAAGATAGAAAGCCTTTATTAAAAGAATTACAGAAATTTGATTATGTGCATTTTATTAAAACTTCAAATGAAAAAGATGAAGATTTAAAGGAGATTCAAATTCCTGAAAATATAAATTTACTTAAAGAAAAAAGTCAAAAAGTTAAGTGGATGATTAAATATTTATCAAAACTTTTTCCTAAGGAAGCTAAGGAAGAAATTTCAAACAGTTCCACTGAAAACTTGCTTTTTGTACAGGTAGAGCAACAAGCAGGTAAATATGATTTTAATAAAGACTATGAAACTTTGGATAGAATAAGTAAAGAAATTGAAGCAAATAAAGAAGAATTTTTAAATTTAGAAATTAGAAAAAAAGAGATTGATAATTGGAGAAATATAAAAGAACCTATTGAAAATTTAAAGGTTTTTAAAACAGCAAAAATATTTTTAGGTACTGTACCAAAGAAAAGTTTTGAAACTCTGAAAGATAGCCTAAGAAATTTTGACAAGGCATATATTGAGGAAATTTCACAGGATTCAACTATGGTAAATTTAATGGTTTTAGGCTCAAAATTGGAAGAAAAAGAGCTAAAAAATCAGTTAAAAACTCATAGTTTTACAGAACTTAATTTTGATTTTAAAGGTACTTTTGAAGAAGAGTTTGAAAAGATAAAACTGAGAGAAGAGGAAATAAAAAAAGCTGATAATAAATTAAAGAGTACAGCAGAAAGACTTTTAAAAGTCATTCCAAAATTAGAAGTACAAGATAATTATTTGGATAATTTATTATTGAGAGAAAATATAGTTTCTAATTTTAAAAAGACTGATACTGTGGATATTATAGAAGGATATATTCCAGCAGATATGGAATATGAATTTCAAAAACTTATTACAAGAATTTCAAATAGAAATAGCTATTTAGAAATTTCAGATGTGGATAAGGATAATCCAGAAGTACCAATTTTATTAAAAAATTCTGGACTAACAGGTTTATTTGCTTCTATAACTCAAATGTATGCATTACCTAGATATAATGAAATTGACCCTACACCAATATTATCAATATTTTATTGGGTATTTTTTGGAATGATGGTGGCAGATTTTGCTTATGGTTTAATATTATGTTTAGTGTCAGGTATTGCATTGATGGTGGGGAAATTTAATGAAACGACCAGAAAATTTTTAAAATTTTTCTTTGCATTAAGTTTTTCAACTATGATATGGGGACTACTTTATGGTAGTGCCTTTGGTGATTTAATAAAATTACCAACTCAAGTCTTAGATTCATCAAAAGACTTTATGTCTATTTTAATATTATCAGTAATATTTGGAGCAGTGCATTTGGTAATAGGCTTGGCTATTAAAGCATACATACTTATAAAAAATGGACATTTTATGGACGCTGTATATGATGTTTTCTTATGGTATTTAACTTTGGCAAGTTTAATTATGCTTATTCTTGCTGGAAGATTTGGATTTAGTGAATTTACAAAAAATATTCTTTTAATATGTGCTCTTGTTGGAATGTTAGGAATTGTTGCTTTTGGAGCAAGGGATGCAGAAACTATTGTAGGAAGAATAGGTGGAGGAATTTATTCTCTATATGGAATTACTTCATATATAGGGGATTTTGTTTCTTATTTAAGACTTATGGCATTAGGCTTAGCAGGAGGTTTTATAGCAGTTGCTATAAATATCATTGTGAAAATGCTAGTAAGTGGGGGAATACTTGGAATTATACTTGGAGTAGTTGTATTTGCATTTGGACAATCATTTAATATATTTTTGAGTTTCTTATCTGCTTATGTGCATACTTCAAGACTTATGTATGTTGAATTTTTCTCTAAATTCTACGAAGGTGGAGGAAAAGCATTTAAAAAATTTAGAGTGTGA
- a CDS encoding V-type ATP synthase subunit K has product MENIMTIFQQYGGVVFGVLGAALAVLLSGIGSARGVGIAGQAAAGLVIDEPEKFGKAMVLQLLPGTQGLYGFVIGLFIMFRLTPEMTIAEGLYLLMAGLPVGFVGLRSALYQGQVAVAGINILAKNEPHQTKGIILAVMVETYAILAFAMSFLLLNQVKF; this is encoded by the coding sequence ATGGAAAATATAATGACAATATTTCAACAATATGGTGGAGTAGTATTTGGAGTTTTAGGGGCAGCTCTTGCAGTTTTATTATCTGGTATTGGTTCAGCAAGAGGAGTTGGAATTGCAGGGCAGGCAGCAGCAGGTTTAGTTATTGATGAACCTGAAAAGTTTGGTAAAGCTATGGTACTTCAACTTTTACCTGGAACACAAGGACTTTATGGTTTTGTAATTGGGCTTTTTATTATGTTTAGACTTACACCTGAAATGACAATAGCAGAAGGTTTGTACTTGTTAATGGCAGGACTTCCAGTTGGTTTTGTTGGATTGAGATCAGCTCTATATCAAGGGCAAGTTGCAGTAGCAGGTATTAACATTCTAGCAAAAAATGAACCTCATCAAACAAAAGGAATAATACTTGCAGTAATGGTTGAAACTTATGCAATTTTAGCATTTGCTATGTCTTTCCTATTACTAAATCAAGTAAAATTTTAA
- a CDS encoding V-type ATP synthase subunit E, protein MSNLDNLVAEILQQAQKEANRILAKTKAENLEFTEKENKKIQREVDIIEQKSKEEAVSLKERILSNANLKSRDMILQAKEELVDRVLEKASERLKNIDKDSYLDFIENTLKSLNVSKNAEIILTKKMRDMLGEEIFGYKVSDDVVESGCSIKDGNLVYNNEFSNLLEFNKEDLEKEILKKIFG, encoded by the coding sequence ATGTCCAATTTAGATAATCTTGTTGCAGAGATTTTGCAACAGGCACAAAAAGAAGCAAACAGAATATTAGCAAAAACAAAGGCTGAAAATCTTGAATTTACTGAAAAAGAAAATAAAAAAATTCAAAGAGAAGTTGATATTATAGAACAAAAATCAAAAGAGGAAGCCGTATCTCTAAAAGAAAGAATTTTATCCAATGCTAATTTAAAGTCAAGGGATATGATACTTCAAGCAAAAGAAGAGTTGGTTGATAGGGTATTAGAAAAAGCCTCAGAAAGACTTAAAAATATTGATAAAGATAGTTATTTAGATTTTATTGAGAATACTTTAAAAAGTTTAAATGTATCTAAAAATGCAGAAATAATATTGACTAAAAAAATGAGAGATATGCTTGGAGAAGAAATATTTGGTTATAAGGTTTCAGATGATGTTGTTGAGTCAGGTTGTAGTATAAAAGATGGTAATCTTGTATATAACAATGAGTTTTCAAATCTTTTAGAATTTAATAAGGAAGATTTGGAAAAAGAAATTTTAAAGAAAATTTTTGGATAG
- a CDS encoding V-type ATP synthase subunit C → MDRELFIQPSVRIRNLEKKLLTKSQFERLYEADDLQDSIRHLNETVYSEDLAKIDRAENFEVALSNSLNKTYNEVLALCPVKELVDILTYRFAFHNIKVAVKEKILQEDFEHIYSKVHYEDLDNLRKQFETEKGEKGTWYEDTVIQAYKTFEETKDPEKIEFFIDKRYFEKVLEISKKLELDLVEEYFRAMIDFVNIRTFIRCKRQGQDISVLKEALIQGGYIDIDDISSYFYKEIQDLVDAYKNSKIGKSLFLGLKGYNETGRLLLFEKYMENYLTNLLKERVKRMPYGPEIIFAYVHAKEIEIKNLRIALVGRANGLSPDFIKERLRETYV, encoded by the coding sequence ATGGATAGAGAATTATTTATTCAACCAAGTGTTAGAATAAGAAATCTTGAAAAAAAACTCTTAACAAAAAGTCAATTTGAAAGATTATATGAAGCAGATGATTTACAAGATTCAATAAGACACTTAAATGAAACTGTGTATTCAGAAGATTTAGCAAAGATAGATAGAGCAGAAAATTTTGAAGTAGCTCTTTCAAATTCTTTAAATAAAACTTACAATGAAGTCTTAGCTCTTTGTCCAGTTAAAGAGCTTGTAGATATTTTAACTTATAGATTTGCCTTTCATAATATAAAGGTTGCAGTTAAAGAAAAAATTTTACAAGAAGATTTTGAACATATTTATTCAAAGGTTCATTATGAAGATTTAGATAATCTAAGAAAACAGTTTGAAACAGAAAAAGGTGAAAAAGGAACTTGGTATGAAGATACTGTTATTCAAGCATATAAGACTTTTGAAGAAACAAAAGACCCAGAAAAAATAGAATTTTTTATAGATAAAAGATATTTTGAAAAAGTCTTAGAAATTTCTAAGAAACTTGAACTTGATTTAGTTGAAGAATATTTCAGAGCTATGATAGATTTTGTAAATATCAGAACTTTTATTCGTTGTAAAAGACAGGGACAAGATATATCTGTTTTGAAAGAGGCATTGATTCAAGGTGGGTATATAGATATAGACGATATTTCAAGTTATTTTTATAAAGAAATACAAGATTTGGTAGATGCTTATAAAAATTCCAAAATAGGAAAGAGTTTATTTCTAGGATTAAAAGGTTATAATGAAACTGGAAGATTATTGTTATTTGAAAAATATATGGAAAATTATTTAACTAATCTTTTAAAAGAAAGAGTAAAAAGAATGCCTTATGGACCAGAGATTATTTTTGCTTATGTACATGCAAAAGAAATTGAAATTAAAAATTTAAGAATAGCTTTGGTTGGTAGAGCTAATGGACTTTCACCAGATTTCATAAAAGAAAGGTTGCGTGAAACTTATGTATAA
- a CDS encoding V-type ATP synthase subunit F, with amino-acid sequence MYKIAVIGDKDSVLAFKILGVDVFITLGAQEARKTIDRIAKENYGIIFVTEQLAKDIPETIKRYNSEVIPAIILIPSNKGSLNIGLANIDKNVEKAIGSNIL; translated from the coding sequence ATGTATAAGATAGCTGTAATAGGAGATAAGGATTCTGTCTTAGCTTTTAAGATTCTTGGTGTAGATGTCTTTATAACATTAGGTGCACAAGAGGCAAGAAAGACTATTGATAGAATAGCAAAAGAAAATTATGGAATTATCTTTGTTACAGAGCAACTAGCAAAAGATATTCCAGAAACTATAAAAAGATATAACAGTGAGGTTATACCTGCTATTATATTGATACCAAGCAATAAAGGAAGTTTAAATATAGGTTTAGCAAATATAGATAAAAATGTAGAAAAGGCTATTGGTTCAAATATATTGTAG
- a CDS encoding V-type ATP synthase subunit A: MKEGRIIKVSGPLVVAEGMEEANVYDVVEVSDNKLIGEIIEMRGDKASIQVYEETTGIGPGDVVVTTGSPLSIELGPGMLEQMFDGIQRPLLKIQEAVGDFLLKGVSVPALDREKKWQFTPTVQVGEEVEPGKVIGTVQETEIVLHKIMVPNGVYGKIVDIKEGEFTVEKTICSIETENGVRDLNMIQKWPVRKGRPYLRKLNPVKPLITGQRIIDTFFAVTKGGTAAIPGPFGSGKTVIQHQLAKWADAEVVVYVGCGERGNEMTDVLMEFPEIIDPKTGQSLMKRTVLIANTSNMPVAAREASIYTGITIAEYFRDMGYSVALMADSTSRWAEALREMSGRLEEMPGDEGYPAYLSSRIAEFYERAGLVECLGNGEEGALTVIGAVSPPGGDISEPVSQSTLRIAKVFWGLDYALSYRRHFPAINWLNSYSLYQAKMDKYKEEEVDKDFPKFRIEAMALLQEEAKLQEIVRLVGRDSLSEFDQLKLEITKSLREDFLQQNAFHEVDTYCSLPKQFKMLKLILSFYDEAQRGLKEGVYLDEILALPAREKITRAKNISEKELDSFDKIEEEIKEAVSKLIAEGGKPNA; encoded by the coding sequence TTGAAAGAAGGTAGAATTATTAAGGTTTCAGGTCCCTTAGTTGTAGCTGAGGGAATGGAAGAAGCTAATGTATATGATGTTGTAGAAGTTTCAGATAATAAGCTCATTGGTGAAATTATAGAAATGAGAGGAGATAAAGCCTCTATACAAGTATATGAAGAAACAACAGGGATAGGACCAGGAGATGTTGTTGTTACAACTGGAAGTCCACTTTCCATTGAGCTTGGACCTGGTATGTTAGAACAAATGTTTGATGGTATACAAAGACCTCTTTTGAAAATTCAAGAAGCAGTTGGAGATTTCTTATTAAAAGGTGTTAGTGTACCAGCACTTGATAGAGAAAAGAAATGGCAATTTACGCCGACTGTGCAAGTTGGAGAAGAAGTAGAGCCTGGAAAAGTTATAGGAACTGTACAAGAAACAGAAATTGTTTTACATAAAATAATGGTTCCTAATGGAGTCTATGGAAAAATAGTAGATATTAAAGAGGGAGAATTTACAGTAGAGAAAACTATCTGTTCAATAGAAACAGAAAATGGTGTAAGAGACTTAAATATGATACAAAAGTGGCCAGTTAGAAAAGGTAGACCATATTTAAGAAAACTTAATCCTGTAAAACCCTTGATAACAGGACAAAGAATTATAGATACTTTCTTTGCCGTTACTAAGGGAGGAACTGCTGCAATTCCAGGACCATTTGGTTCTGGTAAAACTGTAATACAACATCAACTTGCTAAATGGGCAGATGCAGAAGTAGTTGTTTATGTTGGTTGTGGAGAACGTGGAAATGAAATGACAGATGTACTTATGGAATTTCCAGAAATCATTGACCCTAAGACAGGACAATCTTTAATGAAAAGAACAGTTCTTATAGCTAATACTTCTAATATGCCAGTTGCTGCTCGTGAGGCTTCAATCTATACTGGTATAACTATTGCAGAATATTTTAGAGATATGGGGTATTCAGTGGCACTTATGGCAGATTCAACAAGTCGTTGGGCAGAAGCACTTCGTGAAATGTCAGGACGTTTGGAAGAAATGCCAGGTGATGAAGGATATCCAGCATATCTATCAAGTAGAATAGCAGAATTTTATGAAAGAGCTGGACTTGTTGAATGTCTAGGTAATGGTGAAGAAGGAGCATTAACTGTAATTGGAGCAGTATCTCCACCAGGAGGAGATATTTCAGAGCCAGTTTCTCAATCAACATTGAGAATTGCAAAAGTGTTCTGGGGGCTAGACTATGCTTTATCTTACAGAAGACACTTCCCAGCTATAAATTGGTTAAATTCTTATTCACTTTACCAAGCAAAGATGGATAAGTATAAGGAAGAAGAAGTTGATAAAGATTTTCCAAAATTTAGAATAGAAGCTATGGCACTTTTACAAGAAGAAGCTAAATTACAAGAAATTGTAAGACTTGTTGGTAGAGATTCACTTTCTGAATTTGATCAATTAAAATTGGAAATTACAAAATCTCTTCGTGAAGACTTTTTACAACAAAATGCCTTCCATGAAGTTGATACTTATTGCTCTTTGCCAAAACAATTTAAAATGTTGAAATTAATTTTATCATTCTATGATGAAGCTCAAAGAGGTTTAAAAGAAGGAGTTTATTTAGATGAAATCTTAGCTCTTCCAGCTCGTGAAAAAATCACAAGAGCAAAAAATATAAGTGAAAAAGAGCTAGATAGTTTTGATAAAATAGAAGAAGAAATAAAAGAAGCAGTATCAAAATTAATAGCAGAAGGAGGTAAACCTAATGCTTAA
- a CDS encoding V-type ATP synthase subunit B, with amino-acid sequence MLKEYKSVQEVVGPLMIVEGVEGIKYEELVEIQTQTGEKRRGRVLEIDGDRAMIQLFEGSAGINLKDTTVRFLGKPLELGVSEDMIGRIFDGLGNPIDKGPKIIPEKRVDINGSPINPVSRDYPSEFIQTGISTIDGLNTLVRGQKLPIFSGSGLPHNNVAAQIARQAKVLGDDVKFAVVFGAMGITFEEAQFFIDDFTKTGAIDRAVLFINLANDPAIERISTPRMALTCAEYLAFEKGMHVLVILTDLTNYAEALREVSAARKEVPGRRGYPGYLYTDLSQIYERAGKIKGKPGSITQIPILTMPEDDITHPIPDLTGYITEGQIILSRELYKSGIQPPIFVIPSLSRLKDKGIGKGKTREDHADTMNQIYAGYASGREARELAVILGDSALSDADKAFARFAEDFDKEYVNQGYETNRSIEETLDLGWKLLRVIPRAELKRIRTEYLDKYLADKD; translated from the coding sequence ATGCTTAAAGAATATAAATCAGTACAAGAAGTAGTAGGACCTTTGATGATAGTTGAAGGGGTAGAAGGAATTAAATATGAAGAGCTTGTAGAGATTCAAACTCAAACAGGAGAAAAAAGGCGTGGACGTGTTCTTGAAATAGATGGAGATAGAGCAATGATACAACTTTTTGAAGGCTCTGCTGGGATAAATCTTAAAGATACAACAGTTAGATTTTTAGGAAAACCACTTGAATTAGGAGTTTCAGAAGATATGATAGGTCGTATTTTTGATGGATTAGGAAATCCTATTGATAAAGGACCAAAAATTATTCCTGAAAAAAGAGTGGATATAAATGGTTCTCCAATAAATCCTGTTTCAAGAGACTATCCATCAGAATTTATTCAAACAGGAATCTCAACTATTGATGGACTTAATACTTTAGTTAGAGGACAAAAATTACCAATATTTTCTGGTTCAGGACTTCCACATAATAATGTTGCTGCACAAATAGCAAGACAAGCTAAAGTGCTTGGAGATGATGTTAAGTTTGCTGTTGTATTTGGAGCTATGGGAATTACTTTTGAAGAAGCACAATTCTTTATAGATGACTTTACAAAAACAGGAGCTATTGATAGAGCGGTTCTATTTATAAATCTTGCCAATGACCCTGCTATTGAAAGAATTTCAACTCCAAGAATGGCACTTACTTGTGCAGAATATCTTGCTTTTGAAAAGGGAATGCATGTTTTGGTTATTTTAACTGACTTAACTAACTATGCAGAAGCTCTTCGTGAAGTTTCAGCAGCTAGAAAAGAAGTTCCAGGAAGAAGAGGATATCCAGGATACCTATATACTGACCTTTCACAAATTTATGAAAGAGCAGGAAAAATAAAAGGAAAACCTGGTTCTATTACTCAAATTCCTATTTTAACTATGCCAGAAGATGATATAACTCACCCAATTCCTGATCTTACAGGATATATTACAGAAGGACAGATAATTCTTTCAAGAGAATTATACAAAAGTGGTATTCAACCACCTATCTTTGTAATTCCATCTCTATCAAGATTGAAAGATAAAGGGATAGGGAAAGGAAAAACAAGAGAAGACCATGCAGATACAATGAACCAAATTTATGCTGGTTATGCCTCTGGAAGAGAAGCAAGAGAACTTGCAGTAATTCTTGGAGATTCAGCCTTATCTGATGCAGATAAAGCCTTTGCAAGGTTTGCAGAAGATTTTGATAAGGAATATGTAAATCAGGGTTATGAAACAAATAGAAGTATAGAAGAAACACTTGATTTAGGTTGGAAACTTTTAAGAGTTATTCCTCGTGCAGAATTGAAGAGAATAAGAACTGAATATTTGGATAAATATTTAGCAGATAAAGACTAG
- a CDS encoding V-type ATP synthase subunit D, whose protein sequence is MAKLKVNPTRMALSELKKRLVTAKRGHKLLKDKQDELMRQFINLIKENKKLRVEVEKELSDSFKSFLLASATMSPLFLESAISFPKEKIAVEMKLKNIMSVNVPEMKFVKEEMEGSIFPYGFVQTSAELDDTVIKLQKVLDNLLSLAEIEKSCQLMADEIEKTRRRVNALEYSTIPNLEETVKDIRMKLDENERATITRLMKVKQMLQKDA, encoded by the coding sequence ATGGCTAAGCTAAAAGTAAATCCTACTAGAATGGCTCTTTCTGAATTGAAAAAAAGACTTGTAACAGCTAAAAGAGGGCATAAACTTTTAAAAGATAAGCAAGACGAACTGATGAGACAATTTATAAATCTTATTAAAGAAAATAAAAAACTTCGTGTGGAAGTTGAAAAAGAGCTTTCAGACTCTTTTAAATCTTTTCTTCTTGCCAGTGCTACTATGAGTCCATTATTTTTGGAAAGTGCTATATCATTTCCAAAAGAAAAAATAGCAGTAGAAATGAAGTTAAAAAATATAATGAGTGTTAATGTTCCTGAAATGAAGTTTGTCAAAGAAGAAATGGAAGGAAGTATTTTTCCTTATGGCTTTGTTCAAACCTCAGCAGAATTAGACGACACTGTTATAAAACTACAAAAAGTCTTGGATAATCTTTTATCTCTTGCAGAAATAGAAAAATCTTGTCAGCTTATGGCAGATGAAATTGAAAAGACAAGAAGAAGAGTTAATGCTCTTGAATATAGTACAATTCCTAATCTTGAAGAAACAGTAAAAGATATTAGAATGAAGCTAGATGAAAATGAAAGAGCAACTATAACAAGACTTATGAAAGTAAAACAAATGTTACAAAAGGATGCTTAA
- a CDS encoding diaminopimelate epimerase → MDRKVQVLDFVKINPAGNITILIDNFDIYNKNIPKISEEIMKETNLYAEQVGFIKDNHLQMMGGEFCGNASRSFASLLAFRDKDFSKQKNYSITCSGESSVLDVDVREDEAKNKFLAKIKMPKFISLEEIKIDGYKLGLVRFSGINHFIFNIKENKETNFENIIDLVKKYLSNEDYSAFGIMFFDRDNLSMKPYVYVKEVGSGVYENSCASGTTALGYYLKKYKNLDRAKIIQPNGWLEYIIENDEIYIDGPVEIIAEGKVYIK, encoded by the coding sequence ATGGATAGAAAAGTGCAAGTTTTAGATTTTGTTAAAATTAATCCTGCTGGAAATATTACAATACTTATAGATAATTTTGATATTTATAATAAAAATATCCCTAAAATATCAGAAGAAATTATGAAAGAAACTAATCTCTATGCAGAACAAGTGGGTTTTATTAAAGATAATCATCTTCAAATGATGGGGGGAGAATTTTGTGGAAATGCAAGTAGATCCTTTGCAAGTCTTTTAGCTTTTAGAGATAAAGATTTTTCTAAACAAAAAAATTATAGTATAACTTGCTCAGGGGAAAGTTCAGTTTTAGATGTAGATGTAAGAGAAGATGAAGCTAAAAATAAGTTTTTAGCTAAAATTAAAATGCCTAAATTTATAAGTCTTGAAGAAATTAAAATAGATGGATATAAATTAGGATTGGTTAGATTTTCTGGAATTAACCATTTTATTTTTAACATTAAGGAAAATAAAGAAACTAATTTTGAAAATATTATAGATTTAGTTAAAAAATATCTATCCAATGAGGATTATTCAGCTTTTGGAATAATGTTCTTTGATAGAGATAATTTATCTATGAAACCTTATGTCTATGTAAAAGAAGTTGGAAGTGGAGTATACGAAAATAGTTGTGCTTCTGGAACAACAGCATTGGGATATTATTTAAAGAAGTATAAAAATTTAGATAGAGCTAAAATAATTCAACCTAATGGTTGGCTAGAATATATTATTGAAAATGATGAAATTTATATAGATGGACCTGTTGAAATTATTGCTGAGGGTAAAGTATATATTAAATAA
- a CDS encoding anthranilate synthase component II has product MFLMIDNYDSFVYNLVSYFLEENIEMEIIRNDFVDLKYIENLIEKGKLEGIIISPGPKSPKDCGLCNEIVKQFYKKVPIFGVCLGHQIIGHVFGAEVKKGKSPVHGKVHKIKNSGKNIFKNLPKEFNVTRYHSLIVEKENLLNNFNIEAETDDGVLMALSHKIYPLYSVQFHPEAVLTEYGHEMIRNFLDLAKEWRDKNANRS; this is encoded by the coding sequence ATGTTTCTTATGATAGATAATTATGACTCATTTGTATATAATCTTGTGAGTTATTTTTTAGAAGAAAATATAGAAATGGAAATTATTCGTAATGATTTCGTTGATTTAAAGTATATTGAAAATTTAATAGAAAAAGGTAAATTGGAAGGAATAATAATTTCTCCAGGACCAAAAAGTCCAAAAGATTGTGGTCTTTGTAATGAAATAGTCAAACAATTCTATAAGAAAGTACCAATATTCGGGGTATGTTTAGGACATCAAATAATAGGGCATGTTTTTGGTGCAGAAGTTAAAAAAGGAAAGAGTCCAGTTCATGGAAAAGTCCATAAAATAAAAAATAGTGGAAAAAATATTTTTAAAAATCTTCCAAAAGAATTTAATGTAACAAGGTATCATTCTTTAATAGTGGAAAAAGAAAATTTACTTAATAACTTTAATATAGAAGCAGAAACAGATGATGGTGTACTTATGGCACTTTCACATAAGATTTATCCTTTATATAGTGTACAATTTCATCCAGAGGCAGTTTTAACTGAATATGGGCATGAGATGATTAGAAATTTTTTAGATTTAGCTAAGGAATGGAGAGATAAAAATGCAAATAGAAGTTAA